The sequence CGGCGGGTTCCTCGGCGGACTGCCCGGCAGGTTGATCGGGAGCTTGAGCCGCTGCAGCCTCGGGCTCGGCAGGGGCTTTGGCGACGGTTTCAGGAAAGAGTTCTTTCTTGGCCTGCGCCGTCTTTTCCTTCTGCTCGGACTGCTCGGCTTCCATCTCGATGGTCCGCTTCACATCGGTGCTGACCCGGCGGAATTCGCCCAGGGCCTTTCCAAGCGACTTGGCCATTTCCGGCAGCTTGGCCGGCCCGATGACGATCAGTGCGACAATCAGAATAACTATAAGTTCCGTGGACCCAATTCCAAACATAGGTTCATCTCCGTAAGAGGTGTGTTTTGGACGGCTATTCCCACTCGATCGTGCTCGGCGGCTTGGACGAAATGTCGTACACCACGCGATTCACCCCTTTGACTTCATTGATGATCCTGCTCGACATCCGTCCGAGGATCTCTGTCGGAATCCTGCTCCAGTCCGCGGTCATGGCGTCTATGGAGTCGACAATGCGCAGGGCGATGACGTGTTCGTAAGTTCGTTCGTCGCCCATGACGCCCACCGTCTTCAGCGGCAACAGCACGGCAAATCCCTGCCAGACCTTGTAGTACCAGTTCGAGGCCATCAGTTCGTGCTGCACGATCTTGTCGGCCTGACGCAAAATCTCAAGACGCTCGTCGGTGATCTCGCCGATGACCCGAATGGCAAGACCCGGACCCGGGAACGGGTGGCGCCAGACGATAAAATCGGGCAGGCCAAGTTCCTGGGCGACTTTACGCACCTCGTCCTTGAACAATTCGCGCAGCGGCTCGACCAGGGCGAGGTCCATCTTTTCAGGCAGACCGCCGACGTTGTGATGGCTCTTGATCACCGCGGAGGGACCCTTGAAGCTGATGGATTCGATGACATCGGGATAGAGCGTGCCCTGGGCCAGATACTTGACCCCCGGGATCTTCTTGGCCTCTTCCTCGAAAACCTCGATGAAGGTGTAGCCGATGATCTTGCGCTTCTGCTCCGGATCTTCAAGGCCCTCAAGACGGGACAGGAATTTGTCCTGCGCCTTGATGTAATGCAGGTTCAGGTCGAAATGCTGGCGCAGATAGCCGATGACCTCGTCGCCTTCACCCGCCCGCAGGAGCCCGTTGTCGACGAAAATGCAATGCAGGTTCTTGCCGATGGCCTTGTTCAAAAGCACGGCCACGACAGTGGAATCGATGCCGCCGGACAGGCCGCACACCACCTTGTCGTCACCGATCTGCTCCGGCAGCGCCTGCAGCATGGAATCCACAAAAGAGGACATGGTCCACACGGATTTGAGCCCGACCACATGAAAAAGGAAGTTTCTGAGTATCTCATCGCCCTGCTCGGTGTGCGCCACCTCGGGGTGGAACTGCAGCGCATACATCTTGCGGCCGACATCGGCCATGGCGGCGATCTCGATGTTCTGGGTCTTGGCCATGACCGAAAACCCCGGAGGAACCGCCAGGACATGGTCGCCGTGGGACATCCATACCGTCAGCTTGCCGGCATCGGAAAGCGTCTCCCACAAGGGGCAATGCCCTTCGAAATGCAAGTCGCTGCGTCCATACTCGCGGTCCAGAGAAGGCGCGACCTTTCCGCCAAGCACATGAGCCATGAGCTGCATGCCGTAGCAAATGCCGAGGATCGGAAGCCCCCACTCGAAGATGGAGGGATCGATGCCGGGCGAGTCGGGGCTGGACACGGAAGCCGGGCCGCCGGAAAGGATGATGGCGCTGGGCTGCAGGGCCTTGAGCTCTTCGGGTGTAATGGTGCACGGATGAATCTCGGAATAGACTCCGGATTCACGGGTGCGCCGGGCAATGAGCTGGGTGTATTGGGATCCGAAATCCAGAATGATGACTTTTTCTTGTATATCCATTTTTTCCTCCATCCGTTGTCACGGATGGTTATAATCTCGAAAGTTTCAGTACGCGTCCACCCTGTAATTGGGCGCTTCCTTGGTGATGATCACGTCGTGGACGTGACTTTCGCGCAGGCCTGCGGCGGAAATCTCCACGAACTGGGCTTTTTCCTGCATGGCCTCGATGTCTTTGGCGCCCAGATAGCCCATCCCGGAGCGAACCCCGCCGACAAGCTGATCAATGGTCTCAAGCACGGACCCTTTGTAGGGAACGCGACCGACAATGCCCTCGGGCACGAGCTTCTGCGATCCTTCCTGGAAGTAGCGGTCGCTGCTGCCGTCCTTCATGGCATCGATGGAACCCATGCCGCGGTAGATTTTGTAGGTCCGACCCTGATACAGAATTTTTTCTCCGGGGCTTTCCTCGGTGCCGGCAAACATGGAGCCCATCATGACCGTATCCGCCCCGGCGACCAGGGCTTTGACCACATCCCCGGAGAATTTGACCCCGCCATCGGCGATGCAGCAACGCCCCGCTTCGCGGCAAGCCCGCACGCATTCCATGATGGCCGTGATCTGCGGCACGCCGACACCGGCCACGATGCGCGTGGTGCAGATGGAGCCGGGACCGATGCCGACCTTCACCGCGTCGACTCCGGCGGCGATAAGGGCCTTGGCACCCTCGTAGGTGGCCACGTTACCTGCGATGAGCTGCACATCCGGCCACTCTGCCTTGGTGGCGCGGACCGCGTCCAGGATATTTCTGGAATGGCCGTGGGCCGAATCCAGAACAAGGACATCCGCGCCGGCCTTGACCAGCGCCTCGACGCGCTCGGCGCGCCCGGCGCCCACGCCCACGGCGGCACCGACACGCAGGCGGCCCATCTCGTCCTTGCAGGCATTGGGGTACTTGCGCACCTTGTCGATGTCCTTGATGGTCAGCAGTCCTTTTAATTTATTGCTGTCGTCGACGACCAGAAGCTTCTCGATACGGTTGTCGTGCAGATGACGCTTGGCATCTTCCAGGGAAATGCCGACCGGCACGGTGATGAGTTTCTTGCTGGTCATGACTTCGCTGACCTTGGCGGCCATATCGGTCACGAACCGCACGTCACGGTTGGTGACGATACCCACCAGATGGTCGCCGAGGACCACCGGCAGTCCGGAGATCCGGTAGTCGCGCATGAGCTCCAGGGCATGACCGACTGTATCGTCGGGGGCCACGGTGATCGGGTCGACGATCATGCCCGACTCCGATTTCTTGACCTTGACGACCTCAAGGGCCTGCTGCTCGACAGTCATGTTCTTGTGCACGATGCCGATGCCCCCGGCCCGGGCCAGGGAAATGGCCATGCGCGACTCCGTGACCGTATCCATGGCCGCGCTCAAAAAGGGAATATTGAGCTCGATGGCCGGAGTCAGCCGTGTATTCAAAACGACCTGGTCCGGGGTCACCTCAGAGTACGCCGGAACAAGCAGGACATCGTCAAAGGTCAACGCCTTGGCTAGAAATTTATCCATATTTCATCTCTCCCGATGCTGGGGATTGGGTTGTAATTCACATTTCGGGGTCAAATCCCCAGATAAGCCTTTTTGACATCTTCGTTGGACAGCAGGGCCGCACCCGTGTCTTCAAGCGTTATGCGGCCGTTTTCCATGACATAGGCCCGGTGGGCGATCTTGAGTGCCTGGTTGGCGTTCTGCTCGACCAGAAAGACCGTGGTCCCCGATTCGTTGACCTTGCGGATGATGTCGAAAATTTGAGCGATGATGATCGGCGCGAGGCCAAGAGAGGGCTCGTCCAGAAGCAGAAGCCGGGGCCGGGCCATCAGCGCCCGGGAGATGGCCAGCATCTGCTGCTCGCCGCCGGACAGGGTCCCGCCCAATTGCTTGCGGCGTTCGGCCAGAATGGGGAAGAGCGTGAACACATACTCCAGATCCTGGGCGATGCCGTCCTTGTCGTTGCGCAGAAACGCACCCAAATCCAGATTTTCCATGACCGTCATTTCCGGAAAAATGAGTCGTCCTTCGGGCACCTGCGAAATGCCCATGCGCACGATCTTGTCCGCCTTGACCTCATGAATGGGCTGCCCTTCGAACAGGATCTCGCCGCTTCTGGGGGGAACTCCGCCGCAGATGGACATGAGCGTGGTGCTCTTCCCCGCGCCGTTGGCGCCGATGAGGGACACGATCTCGCCCTTGTCGATGCGCAGGGAAATCCCGTGCAGGGCCTGGATGTTGCCGTAAAATGTGCAGACGTTCCTAAGCTCAAGCATGCGCTTCCTCCCCGAGGTAGGCTTTAATGACCCGAGGATCGCTGCTGATCTCGGACGGGGTGCCGCTTGCAATGAGGCAACCGTATTCCATGACGTAAATCCGCTCCGAAAGACTCATGACCATGCTCATATCGTGCTCGATGAGCAGGATCGCCATGTCCATTTCATCTCGAATCTTGAAAACCAGGTGCTTGAGCGTCTCGGTTTCCTGCGGATTCATGCCCGCGGCGGGTTCATCGAGCAGAAGAAGCGTCGGATCGGTGGCCAGGGCGCGGGCGATTTCAAGACGGCGCTGGGCGCCATAAGGCAGGTTGCAGGCCAGCTCTTTGTAGAATTTATGCAATCCCATGTATTTGAGCAGTTCGTAGCTGCGGTCCACGATCTCCTTCTCTTCGCGCAGCACTCCGGGAGAACGCAGAAGCGCGCCCCATATGCCGGTCTTGGTCCGGCAATGACGGGCGATCATGACGTTTTCGAGCACGCTCATGTTCTTGAAAAGACGGATATTCTGAAAAGTCCGGGCCATGCCGAGCTCGGTGACCAGGTTGGGTTTGAGGCCGTTGACCTTGGTCCGCGCGCCATCCCGGGGCGTAAACCAGACCTCGCCCTCGGTCGGTTCGTAGATGCTGGTGATGCAGTTGAAGAACGTGGTCTTACCCGCCCCGTTGGGGCCGATAAGCGCTACGATCTCACCCGATTGGACCTCCAGCTGCACTTCGTTCAAAGCGCGCAGGCCTCCAAAATTCATGGACACAGCCGTGACGTCGAGTACCGGTTTCATCTAGATACGTCCTCCATCGGCCGCGTTCAGTTCAGGATCGTCCACGGTGTAGGACCGCCCCTTGGCCGGAATGAGCCCCTGGGGCCTAAAGACCATCATCAGCACCATGGCCGTGGCGAAAAGGATCATGCGGTACTCGGAGAAGGCGCGCAGATATTCGGGCAAAAGCACCAGAAAGGCGGAGCCGAGAATGACCCCGAGATTTGATCCCATCCCGCCCAGAACGACAATGGACAAAATGATGGCCGATTCGAAAAAGGTGAAGCTGGCCGGGTTGATGAAGGTGGTCTTGGCAGCGAAAATGACTCCGGCGAACCCGGCCCAGGCCGTGCCCAGTCCAAAAGCCATGACCTTCACGCCGACGCGGTCGATGCCCATCGCCTCGCACGCGATCTCGTCTTCACGCAGGGCCTGCAGGGCGCGGCCGATGCGCGAATCCTTGAGGCGGGTCACGGCGATGATGGTGATGATGGCCAGCGCCAGCACAATGTAATAGATGTAGATATTC is a genomic window of Desulfomicrobium baculatum DSM 4028 containing:
- the guaA gene encoding glutamine-hydrolyzing GMP synthase, with the protein product MDIQEKVIILDFGSQYTQLIARRTRESGVYSEIHPCTITPEELKALQPSAIILSGGPASVSSPDSPGIDPSIFEWGLPILGICYGMQLMAHVLGGKVAPSLDREYGRSDLHFEGHCPLWETLSDAGKLTVWMSHGDHVLAVPPGFSVMAKTQNIEIAAMADVGRKMYALQFHPEVAHTEQGDEILRNFLFHVVGLKSVWTMSSFVDSMLQALPEQIGDDKVVCGLSGGIDSTVVAVLLNKAIGKNLHCIFVDNGLLRAGEGDEVIGYLRQHFDLNLHYIKAQDKFLSRLEGLEDPEQKRKIIGYTFIEVFEEEAKKIPGVKYLAQGTLYPDVIESISFKGPSAVIKSHHNVGGLPEKMDLALVEPLRELFKDEVRKVAQELGLPDFIVWRHPFPGPGLAIRVIGEITDERLEILRQADKIVQHELMASNWYYKVWQGFAVLLPLKTVGVMGDERTYEHVIALRIVDSIDAMTADWSRIPTEILGRMSSRIINEVKGVNRVVYDISSKPPSTIEWE
- the tatB gene encoding Sec-independent protein translocase protein TatB, which codes for MFGIGSTELIVILIVALIVIGPAKLPEMAKSLGKALGEFRRVSTDVKRTIEMEAEQSEQKEKTAQAKKELFPETVAKAPAEPEAAAAQAPDQPAGQSAEEPAAQPTQGEKDKA
- a CDS encoding ABC transporter ATP-binding protein; translated protein: MKPVLDVTAVSMNFGGLRALNEVQLEVQSGEIVALIGPNGAGKTTFFNCITSIYEPTEGEVWFTPRDGARTKVNGLKPNLVTELGMARTFQNIRLFKNMSVLENVMIARHCRTKTGIWGALLRSPGVLREEKEIVDRSYELLKYMGLHKFYKELACNLPYGAQRRLEIARALATDPTLLLLDEPAAGMNPQETETLKHLVFKIRDEMDMAILLIEHDMSMVMSLSERIYVMEYGCLIASGTPSEISSDPRVIKAYLGEEAHA
- a CDS encoding ABC transporter ATP-binding protein, which translates into the protein MLELRNVCTFYGNIQALHGISLRIDKGEIVSLIGANGAGKSTTLMSICGGVPPRSGEILFEGQPIHEVKADKIVRMGISQVPEGRLIFPEMTVMENLDLGAFLRNDKDGIAQDLEYVFTLFPILAERRKQLGGTLSGGEQQMLAISRALMARPRLLLLDEPSLGLAPIIIAQIFDIIRKVNESGTTVFLVEQNANQALKIAHRAYVMENGRITLEDTGAALLSNEDVKKAYLGI
- the guaB gene encoding IMP dehydrogenase; its protein translation is MDKFLAKALTFDDVLLVPAYSEVTPDQVVLNTRLTPAIELNIPFLSAAMDTVTESRMAISLARAGGIGIVHKNMTVEQQALEVVKVKKSESGMIVDPITVAPDDTVGHALELMRDYRISGLPVVLGDHLVGIVTNRDVRFVTDMAAKVSEVMTSKKLITVPVGISLEDAKRHLHDNRIEKLLVVDDSNKLKGLLTIKDIDKVRKYPNACKDEMGRLRVGAAVGVGAGRAERVEALVKAGADVLVLDSAHGHSRNILDAVRATKAEWPDVQLIAGNVATYEGAKALIAAGVDAVKVGIGPGSICTTRIVAGVGVPQITAIMECVRACREAGRCCIADGGVKFSGDVVKALVAGADTVMMGSMFAGTEESPGEKILYQGRTYKIYRGMGSIDAMKDGSSDRYFQEGSQKLVPEGIVGRVPYKGSVLETIDQLVGGVRSGMGYLGAKDIEAMQEKAQFVEISAAGLRESHVHDVIITKEAPNYRVDAY